Within Sphingobium sp. SCG-1, the genomic segment CTATCGCGTCTGCAAGAGGGCTTTGATACGTGCGCTGCGGCTTAGCATACCCACCGTTTGATCATCCCTCGACGACGCAGCGGAAGCCGATGTGCGATGTGGAAGTATCGATCATTTCGGGGTGCCGGGCGGCTGGTCGATAACGCTGGCAAAAATTGGCTGCGCACAAATGTGAGCCGCCTTTTAATACCTTGCGGCCGATCCTCACGCCTGGCTGCGACGAGTCAAAACTGTTCTTCAGCGTGCCGCCACGGGGGTTGCTGAGCGTGCAGCAGGAGCCCTTGGACTTCTTTATCACCTTTATCACCGTTCTCCGATCGCTCCACCAATCGCTGGTCCATTCCCAGGTGTTGCCGATCATGTCGACAATGCCGTAGCTGTTGGCCGGGTAGGTTCCGACAGGAGACGTTCCTTCCCATCCGTCGAGCATCTGGTTGGCGAAGGGGAACAGCCCCTGCCAATAGTTCGCCATCATCGAACCGTCAGGTGCCAGTTCGTCTCCCCACGCATACTCCTTGCTTACAAGGCCACCGCGGGCGGCGAACTCGAACTCGGCTTCGGTCGGCAGGCGCTTGCCGGCCCAATGGGAATAGGCCAGCGCGTCCGCATAGGCCACGTGAACGACGGGATGATCCCACAGATCCAAGTTGTCCAGGTCCTCCTCGGGCCCGGCCGGGTGGCGCCAGTCCGCCCCGAATTCGAAATGCCACCAGTTGGAGGGATCAGCGAGATCAACTGGGCCAGACGTCTTGCGGAAGACCAGTGAGCCCGCCTGATCCATGCCAGGGAGCATGCCGGGATAGTTTTTGGGATCGGGCGCGATCTGCGCGATAGTGGTATAGCCGGTAGCCTCCACAAAGGCCGCAAACTGCCGGTTAGTCACCGGAGTAGTGTCGATCCAGAAGGCATCCACGCTGACGCGGCGAAGAGGGGCTTCCTCGGGGTAGAAGCGGTCCGAGCCCATCGTGAAGGCACCCCCGGGCACCCAAGTCATTCCAGGCTGCCCGGACTCGGTGTCGCCTGAACCATCATTGGTGAAAACCATCTCGCCTTCTCCGGTGGATGCAAGCCTAGCTTCCGCTTTCCCAAGGAAGCCCGATCGCTGCATACGCACGTCCCTCATTTAAGCTGGATGTCGATCTGCCGGATCGTGCCCGGAAAGTTGCTGTCCGCTATGGTATAGTCGGTATTCACCGGTGTGATCGTGTCCATGCCTATGTCGAAGCCTTCCGTGTGAGACATCCAGCCCCGTACAGTGCGAGCGATACGCCCACTACCCGCCGGCTTGCCATCGATGCTTATGGTGAGCATGCCGCCCGAACCCGGTTCCGCCTTGTCGGCCTGGAACGACGCCGAGACCTTGTGCCGCCCGGCACCAAGCGCGCTCGTGCCGCGGATGGTGAATTGGTCCGATCCCACTGCATTGTAGTGGAATACCGGAAAGCCTTGTTTGAGGTAGAATGCGTAGCCACCAAAGCGCCCGCCCTGCGTGACCAGCACGCCCTTTGCATTCGCGCCTATGTCGACGTCCGCATCGATAGTGAACGACTTGCCGATCGTGTGCGGTGCCGCATCTTCGTTCAAGCGACTGAGCGGCGCGCGATATACGAAGCGGCTGCGATTGCCGCCTAAGGTCGGTCGGCCGGCAGCCCCTTCGCTGTAGTCATGGATGGGCAGGATGTGGTTGGCCGCCGCTTCCTTCCAGAACAGATCCTGCAGTTCCCTAAGCTTGGCGGGGTTGCTGGCGGCCAGATCGTTGGCAGTGGTAAAATCCTTGTCGAGGTTAAACAGCGTCCATTTGCGGCTATCGGGACCCAGGTTCAATTTGCGGTCGACGCCCGCGCCGACTTCCCAGGCCAAACGCTTGGGAAGTGTGCCCGCCATCCAGCCGTCGTGGTAGATGCCGAAATTCTCCATCATCTCGTACACTTGCGTCCGCCGAGCGGACGGTGCCTTGGGCGCGGTGAAGCTGTAGGCAAGACTGATGCCGTCAATTGGCTGCTGCTTGACTCCCCCCACTGTGTCGGGTGCCTTGATCCCCGTAGCTTCCAGGATGGTGGGCGCGATATCGCTGACGTGGGCGTACTGCGTGCGGAAAGTTCCCATGTCCTTGATCCGCGCTGGCCATGAGATAACCATGCCATTGCGGGTGCCGCCCGTCTGAGAGGCGATCTGCTTCCACCAGGGATAAGGGCTGTTCATTGCCCACGCCCAAGGTGCCGGGAAGTGGTTGTAGACGTTCGGCCCGCCGATGTCGTCGTAATGCGAGGCAAGCTCGGCAAAGGTTTCCTTGCGGCCAGTGATGCTGGACTGTTCGAAGGCAAGGCCATTAAGCCCGCCTTCCGCACTCGATCCGTTGTCGCCCTCAATGAAGATAACCATTGTGTTGTCTAGCTGACCGCTATCCCGGAGGCTCTGTATGATGCGGCCCGTTTGGTAGTCTGAGTATGCGACAGTGGCAGCGAACGCCTCCATCAGCCGCACGGAAACCTTCTTGTGTTCGGCATCCAGCGAATCCCAGGCTGGCAGTGATTCCGGGCGAGGTGAAAGAACAGAATCTTTTGGAATCAATCCCATAGCCTTTTGGCGCTCGAAGCTTTCCTCGCGCACCTTGTCCCAGCCCTGATCGAAGCGGCCCCTGAACTTTTCCAGCCATTCCTTTGGCGCGTGATGCGGCGTGTGCGCGGCACCGGGGGCGTAGTACATGAAGAAGGGCTTTTCCGGCGCACTGACGTGCTGTGCCTGAAGCCAGCCGATCGCATGCGTGGCGATGTCCTTTTCAAAGTGGTAATCTGGATCATCAGGCTGATCGACCGGCTTCTCGTTCTCGACGAGGTTGGGGTTCCACAACGACGCGTCAGCCGACAGGAAGCCATAGAAATATTCAAATCCGAGGCCCGTTGGCCAGCGATCGAATGGCCCGGCAGGACTCATTTCCCATTCGGGCGTAACGTGGCCTTTGCCCAGCATCGCGGTGTTATAGCCGCCAGCCTTGAGCATCTGCGCGATTGTCGCCGCTGTCTTGGGGATGACGCTCGTGTACCCGTCGTAGCCAGTGGGTATGTTGGCGACATTGCCCATATTGACGTTGTGCGGCGCGCGGCCGGTTAACAAAGAGGCGCGAGTGGGTGAACACAACGCCGTGGTGTTGAATCGGCTATAGCGCAGGCCCTGCTTCGCCAAAGCGTCGAACGTCGAGGTCTGCACCGGGCCGCCGAATGCGCTACTGACGCCGTAGCCCACGTCGTCCGTCATGATCACCAGCACGTTGGGCGCGCCCTTCGGGGCGGTGGGTTCCGATGGCCAGCGCGGGGCGTGGGTCGTCTCGGCAGTCTTGCCTACGACCCCGCCGCCCACCTGGCCAACCACTGGCGAGGTGAAGGCGAGCGCGGAGCTGGCAAGCAAGGTTGTCCATAGGCGCGAAGATCTGATCATGATGGACATCCTCTTGGTGGTCACTCTTCCCCCTAAAAAGGGAGGGCTCCGGCTATCGCGATCGGAGCCCCCAGGGGGAGTCGGGAAAGTGGGTCAATAGCGGAACGTGACTTGCGCCTGCACGGTACGCGGCAAGCTGGCGAACCCGGTCTGGTCGGCCAATACGCCAGCGTTCGTGCCTGTGCCCGAGCCGCTGTTGGGGGTATCGTTGCCGCCGATCACATAAAACCGGTTGGTCAGGTTCTTGCCGATGAGCTGAAACTGCAGGTGCTCGTCTGCTGTGGTGAACGAGATCGTGCCATCCAGCGAGATGTAGCGCTTTTGCCGAGTGAACGGATTGCCAAAGGCAGTCGCGATGTAGCTGCCGCTGTAACGGGCATCGAGGCCGAGGGCGAGCTTGCCGCTGCCTCCGAGTTGTGCCTCGTAGGATGCACCCAAGTTCCCGGTCCAATCAGGAGCATTGGCGGTTGGCTGGCCCTTAAGGTTCTGCCGGTTCGCAACAGTGTCGGTCGCAGGATTAAACGGGCGTGAGCTATCGGTTGCCGCCACATAAACGAGATTACAGCCCTGTCCGCGCGTTTGACCGGCCCAGCACGGCGTGCCAGGTGCATCGCCATAGCGTGCACGGTTGTAATTGACGCTGCCGTGGAGGTCGAACCCGTCCAGCGCACGCGGGGCTACCTGGAACTCAAACTCAACGCCCTTCGTGCGGGCCGAACCGGCATTGATAGTGGTGAAGGCGAAGATGTCCGAGCGGAAGAAGTCGAGTTGCAGGTTGCTGTACTTGTAGTTGTATGCCGTGAGGTTGAGGCGCAATTGGCGGTCGAGCCAGGTTGTCTTGATACCCGCTTCGAAGCCTTTGGCATTCTCGGGATCGAACTCGAAATCCGGCAGCCCGGCGCTTGGGCTGTAGATGCCCGAGTTTGAAAATCCGCCCGACTTGTATGCGGTTTTGTAGGCACCGTAGATAGTGATGTCACCTGTGGGCTTGTACGTCACGGTGGCTTCGGGCGACCAGTCATCGAAGTCCTGATTTGAACGCAGTGTTACCCCGGGAAGGAAGATGCCCTGCGCCACGCGGATCGGGTGGGAATAAGGCTGGAGGAAGTAGCTATCCTTGCTTTCCGCCGTATACCGCACGCCGCCAGCAATCTCGAGTTTGTCGAAGGGCCTTACAATGAACTGGGCGAAGGCCGCGAAGGTCTCGCCCTTGGTCTGCGAGTCCTTCGAGTTAGCCAGATAGCGCCGGAAGCCTGGCGTTGCTGCACTGTTTTCAAGTCCGCCAGAGGCTGTCCAGGCGTTATAATCGCGCTTGGTCGATTGATAGTAGCCGCCGATCATCGCATCCCAAAAGCCGCCGATGTTTGTCTGTGCGCGCACTTCCTGCGAAAAGGCGTGCCAGGTCGAATCCTCGGTAGCAAAGACCCCGGGCGCGCCTGCGCGCGAAACGCTGTCGCCGTCGAACTGGAATGTGTTTCGGTTCCAGTTGTAGTTGGTGATGGATGAGATCGTCAGCTCATCCATCGCCCAAGTCAGGCCCAGATTTGTTGCCCAGGACGTGTACCGGTTACCCTGCTGGCCGCTCGCGTTGGAATAAGGCACGCTCGCGGCAATATCCGTCGGTGTGCGGTTTGCCGACGAAGCGAAACGACGATCGCACGCAATCGCTGGATTGCTGGCCAGCGCGCCCGTGGGACAATAATAGACAACCGACCCAGCGCTGGGATTGTTGTTTTTATTAATGCCATAATTGGCTTTTAGCACGGCGGTGAGCGTGTCGGTCGGCTCCCATTTTAGAGTGCCGCGAATATACGCTTCCGTGGCCCGACCGTCACCTGCGGGACCAGAGGTGTGGATTGTGGTGGTGCCCGGAACCGCCGTGGATGTGCGATCGATCGTAGGATAGGGCTGCGCCGTCCCAAGCTGCTTGTAATAGCCGTCGAACTGTTTGGAGGCGCGCGCGGCTATGCGAATGCCCAGCGTTTCGCTCAGGGGACTGGAGACAATCGCCTCACCATAGACCTGCTTGGCGGTGAACTCGTAGCCAGCGCGTGCAATGACTTCCAACTTGTCCCCAGGATCGGCGGTAGTGATCGAGACAACGCCAGCGGTGGCGTTCTTGCCGAAGAACAGGGCTTGAGGACCCTTTAGAATTTCCAGTCGACCAAGGTCGAAGAAGCCTTCGTTGATTGTACGGCCCTGCCCGGAATAGGCTCCGTCGACGATCACCGCGACCGATTGTTCCAGCCCGATGGAAGTCGTGTTCGAACCGATGCCGCGTAGCACGAGTGTGGCGCCCGACCCTGATGGCGTTCGTCCGATAGAGAAAGACGGCGTCTGCGCTGCGACCCGTTCAAGGGAACTCAGGTCATATTGCTGCATGCGCGCGGCACTGATTGCGATGACAGAAACGGGAACGTCCTGCGTGGTTTCTTGCCGCTTGCGGGCCGTGACGATGATGTCGCCGATGCCGCCTTGCTGCGCCTGCTCCGTTTGCGTTTCCTGGGCCATCGCAGTTGGGGAGTAGATGAAACCCAATCCTGCGCTTGCAGTCAAAAAGGCCGAGCGGATCATCGTGCGACGGCGAAAGGGGGCGGCCCGGCTCAGTTTAGGCATGTCATCTTCTCCCAAATTTTTTTGTAGGCGACTTCCCATCGCGGTGTCAGCGATTAAAACATATGCGTTAATCATAATAACGCACCTGTTTTAAATGTTAGGCCGCAACTAGTGCTACGCTTGCTACCGCGCAGCTTCAGAGCCTTGTAGGAAAGGAGAGTGTCTTGCTTCGCGAGCTGGAATTTGCTTGCGGCTCGTGTACGGAGGGCGAGGTGACCGAACCACTTCGACACTTCGCCGACGAGACCAAGCTGCGGATCATCGCTGCCGCAGAATCGCTTTATGCCCAGCGCTCGATCGAGAGCGTGTCGCTCCGCGAAATTGCCCAGGCGGCGGGCAACCGAAACACCAATGCGGTGCAGTACCACTTCGGAAACCGCGCAACACTAGTGCAGGCGATCTTCGCTTGGCGGGTGTGGCAGATGGAGGGGCCGCGCGGCAGGGCACTGGCGCAGGCGGAAAAGAGCGGCGGACGATTCGACCTCGCAACCCTCATGCGCATTTTATGCGAGCCGATCCTTGACCTCACAAACGACGAGGGCCTCCATACTTACGCTGCGTTCATGAGTAAGTACCTGCTTCAGCAACGACCTGTCGGAGTGTTTCATCCGGGCGACACGCGCGCCGATCTCAACCAGAACCTGCGGCGCATCCTTGATCAGATTAACACATTGGTCGCCGCAGAAGATCCGCACTTTGGGGATTACCGCATCGGATTGTCCTACCTCGTGGTGCTCAACATGATTGTGCTCTCGAACAACGAAGGCTTGCACAAGCGCGAACCGGAACAATTCCGCAGACGCTTCGAAACCGCACTCACCATGGCAGTAGCCGCGCTAGAGAGCAGCTACACCTGACCACGCTCCGAAAACCCTGCACTTCAAATCCGGCCTCACTTCGACGCCAAATAGAAAAACGCTTCAGCATCAAGGGCGATGGGAGAGTTGCGTGTCCAAAGCATTCACTTACCCCACTTCCTTTGGGCTGATGATTGATTGCCGACGGTCCGCACCTGGGAACAATAAATCAGATGCTGAACGTCTTAAATGGGTCGTTTCGAGCGGGGCAGCTTCGGGCAACGGCCTTATCTCTCCCATGTCACCCGGAAAGGGTGGTTTGTGGACAGGCGGCTTCTGGGGAGATGATCGGCGATAGCTGACGTCGCATGGTGAAAAATGATCCGTCTACAATCGCCCCCAGTTGCGGTCATAAGTCGCCGGTGGTTATGTAGGCCCATGGCGAATGCAATCCTCACGTTGGACCAAATGGACACGGGAGTGATCTTTTGGCATCGAGCAGATGAGCGAGCATTCTTCGAATGGCTTGAACGCATTTCGTGCGTTGAGAGCGTAAAGGGCGAAGGCCAACGCGGTTTAGTGGTGCGATTGAAGCGCAGACCGGGCCAAGACGATTTACGGCAATTTCTCGCTCTAGCGCATCGGTATGGATTAGAGATGAGCAAGTTCGCCAAGTTTGAGACCAACGCCAACCGAGACTGGTTCCGCGATCCCAAGATGTTTTGGTATAAGCAAGTGTTCGGCGGAGCGAGCAGCACCAACTAGTTGGCCGCTAACCAGCAAAGAAGGAACATCTGCGGGTGGATTGCAGACTGCCGGCTTACGAGGGAAAATGTCGCAAAGCGGTCAGCCTACCTTGCCAATAATCTCTTCCAGCTTCTGCTTTTTGAGTGGCATTCTTCGTCCCTTTGTGGTCCAGATTATCATAGTCTTTGGGCCACTCAGCGGGGGGGGCAGATCATTGGTGCCCAATTATATCGACAACTACTTCAGCAGTGATGACGATCCTGAGGTTATGCCATTGACCAGTTAAACGGCAAAAAAATGGTCGCCTGTGGCCGAGGCTGGGCCACGTGCCTTGTCTGGTACTTTGGCGGCTTGCGGAACCGACTAACGTACGCCAACTAATTCAGTACTCGTTCGACTTCCTCTCGAAATCAGATGCGCAACGCTCCCCAGCTATGCCAAAAATTAAATATCAATGTAGTAGCATTGATGTATTTTAACCGGCAGAGAAAATCCCAAGAAAAAGCCTTGAGGGGAAAGCCGTGGAGAAAGCGCTCATTGAAGCGATCAAACAGCATCCTCGCTATAATGGCCTGG encodes:
- a CDS encoding TetR/AcrR family transcriptional regulator — encoded protein: MLRELEFACGSCTEGEVTEPLRHFADETKLRIIAAAESLYAQRSIESVSLREIAQAAGNRNTNAVQYHFGNRATLVQAIFAWRVWQMEGPRGRALAQAEKSGGRFDLATLMRILCEPILDLTNDEGLHTYAAFMSKYLLQQRPVGVFHPGDTRADLNQNLRRILDQINTLVAAEDPHFGDYRIGLSYLVVLNMIVLSNNEGLHKREPEQFRRRFETALTMAVAALESSYT
- a CDS encoding formylglycine-generating enzyme family protein — protein: MTWVPGGAFTMGSDRFYPEEAPLRRVSVDAFWIDTTPVTNRQFAAFVEATGYTTIAQIAPDPKNYPGMLPGMDQAGSLVFRKTSGPVDLADPSNWWHFEFGADWRHPAGPEEDLDNLDLWDHPVVHVAYADALAYSHWAGKRLPTEAEFEFAARGGLVSKEYAWGDELAPDGSMMANYWQGLFPFANQMLDGWEGTSPVGTYPANSYGIVDMIGNTWEWTSDWWSDRRTVIKVIKKSKGSCCTLSNPRGGTLKNSFDSSQPGVRIGRKVLKGGSHLCAANFCQRYRPAARHPEMIDTSTSHIGFRCVVEG
- a CDS encoding arylsulfatase translates to MSIMIRSSRLWTTLLASSALAFTSPVVGQVGGGVVGKTAETTHAPRWPSEPTAPKGAPNVLVIMTDDVGYGVSSAFGGPVQTSTFDALAKQGLRYSRFNTTALCSPTRASLLTGRAPHNVNMGNVANIPTGYDGYTSVIPKTAATIAQMLKAGGYNTAMLGKGHVTPEWEMSPAGPFDRWPTGLGFEYFYGFLSADASLWNPNLVENEKPVDQPDDPDYHFEKDIATHAIGWLQAQHVSAPEKPFFMYYAPGAAHTPHHAPKEWLEKFRGRFDQGWDKVREESFERQKAMGLIPKDSVLSPRPESLPAWDSLDAEHKKVSVRLMEAFAATVAYSDYQTGRIIQSLRDSGQLDNTMVIFIEGDNGSSAEGGLNGLAFEQSSITGRKETFAELASHYDDIGGPNVYNHFPAPWAWAMNSPYPWWKQIASQTGGTRNGMVISWPARIKDMGTFRTQYAHVSDIAPTILEATGIKAPDTVGGVKQQPIDGISLAYSFTAPKAPSARRTQVYEMMENFGIYHDGWMAGTLPKRLAWEVGAGVDRKLNLGPDSRKWTLFNLDKDFTTANDLAASNPAKLRELQDLFWKEAAANHILPIHDYSEGAAGRPTLGGNRSRFVYRAPLSRLNEDAAPHTIGKSFTIDADVDIGANAKGVLVTQGGRFGGYAFYLKQGFPVFHYNAVGSDQFTIRGTSALGAGRHKVSASFQADKAEPGSGGMLTISIDGKPAGSGRIARTVRGWMSHTEGFDIGMDTITPVNTDYTIADSNFPGTIRQIDIQLK
- a CDS encoding TonB-dependent receptor yields the protein MPKLSRAAPFRRRTMIRSAFLTASAGLGFIYSPTAMAQETQTEQAQQGGIGDIIVTARKRQETTQDVPVSVIAISAARMQQYDLSSLERVAAQTPSFSIGRTPSGSGATLVLRGIGSNTTSIGLEQSVAVIVDGAYSGQGRTINEGFFDLGRLEILKGPQALFFGKNATAGVVSITTADPGDKLEVIARAGYEFTAKQVYGEAIVSSPLSETLGIRIAARASKQFDGYYKQLGTAQPYPTIDRTSTAVPGTTTIHTSGPAGDGRATEAYIRGTLKWEPTDTLTAVLKANYGINKNNNPSAGSVVYYCPTGALASNPAIACDRRFASSANRTPTDIAASVPYSNASGQQGNRYTSWATNLGLTWAMDELTISSITNYNWNRNTFQFDGDSVSRAGAPGVFATEDSTWHAFSQEVRAQTNIGGFWDAMIGGYYQSTKRDYNAWTASGGLENSAATPGFRRYLANSKDSQTKGETFAAFAQFIVRPFDKLEIAGGVRYTAESKDSYFLQPYSHPIRVAQGIFLPGVTLRSNQDFDDWSPEATVTYKPTGDITIYGAYKTAYKSGGFSNSGIYSPSAGLPDFEFDPENAKGFEAGIKTTWLDRQLRLNLTAYNYKYSNLQLDFFRSDIFAFTTINAGSARTKGVEFEFQVAPRALDGFDLHGSVNYNRARYGDAPGTPCWAGQTRGQGCNLVYVAATDSSRPFNPATDTVANRQNLKGQPTANAPDWTGNLGASYEAQLGGSGKLALGLDARYSGSYIATAFGNPFTRQKRYISLDGTISFTTADEHLQFQLIGKNLTNRFYVIGGNDTPNSGSGTGTNAGVLADQTGFASLPRTVQAQVTFRY